In Ischnura elegans chromosome 9, ioIscEleg1.1, whole genome shotgun sequence, the following proteins share a genomic window:
- the LOC124165971 gene encoding tRNA wybutosine-synthesizing protein 5-like — MACKAEVPIFEAHSEQAFKDHVSFRREPAILRGANVGECVKVWSPEYLARKVGNLPVKIHVSPTPKMDFIRKNFMYKTLPFDELVTRASRKEQDCYFIHPQELYYLRSLGIEPRGTDIAHFSKHYPTISDDFKLPNVFDESKYFSSVLRVSSSGLSLWTHYDVMDNVLVQVRGKKTAILFNPNDSLNLYLVGDKSQIIDVDDVDNPQFPRFKKAIRYECQLLPGDILFIPALWLHNVRPLDFSVAVNVFWKNLGPDFYDKKDIYGNKDVIPAARALQTLQNATKLLSSLPAEYKDFYYRRMISELENKLDSVVKSESES; from the exons ATGGCATGCAAAGCAGAAGTTCCCATATTCGAGGCTCATTCCGAGCAAGCCTTTAAAGATCATGTGAGTTTTCGGAGAGAGCCGGCTATTTTGCGTGGGGCAAATGTTGGGGAGTGTGTCAAAGTCTGGTCTCCGGAATATCTCGCTCGTAAGGTCGGAAATCTTCCCGTTAAAATTCATGTAAGCCCAACACCGAAGATGGATTTCATAAGAAAGAACTTTATGTATAAAACGCTCCCATTTGATGAGTTAGTGACAAGAGCTTCAAGAAAAGAGCAAGACTGCTACTTTATCCACCCCCAGGAACTTTACTACCTTAGATCTCTTGGTATTGAGCCTAGGGGCACAGATATTGCTCACTTTTCTAAACACTATCCCACTATCTCTGATGACTTCAAATTACCTAACGTTTTCGATGAGAGTAAATATTTCTCAAGTGTACTCCGTGTGAGCTCTTCAGGGTTATCATTATGGACCCACTACGACGTCATGGATAACGTTTTAGTTCAAGTTCGTGGGAAGAAGACTGCCATTCTGTTCAATCCAAACGATTCTCTTAATCTTTATCTTGTCGGAGACAAGTCCCAAATAATCGATGTCGATGACGTAGATAACCCTCAGTTTCCACGATTCAAAAAGGCTATTAGGTATGAGTGCCAGCTTTTACCCGGTGACATCCTCTTCATCCCTGCATTGTGGCTTCACAACGTTCGACCCCTGGATTTCAGTGTTGCTGTCAATGTTTTCTGGAAAAATTTAGGTCCTGATTTTTATGACAAAAAGGACATTTACGGAAACAAAGACGTCATTCCTGCAGCGCGG GCTCTTCAAACTCTTCAGAATGCCACAAAGTTGCTAAGTTCACTACCTGCGGAATACAAAGACTTTTACTATAGAAGGATGATTTCTGAGCTCGAGAACAAGCTGGACTCCGTTGTGAAAAGTGAATCAGAAAGCTGA